In one window of Brassica rapa cultivar Chiifu-401-42 chromosome A07, CAAS_Brap_v3.01, whole genome shotgun sequence DNA:
- the LOC103832010 gene encoding probable LRR receptor-like serine/threonine-protein kinase At4g36180, with the protein MAATVIFFLHFTFFAAVFLHTSAVSPETQALTSLKLSLRDPLGALETWNESSPSAPCDWHGVLCFSGRVRELLLPRLRLAGRLSPRLGELTQLRKLNLHTNDINGPVPSSLSRCVFLKAVYLHYNSFSGEFPPEILSLRNLQVLNAAHNSLTGSIANVTLSKSLRHVDLSSNALSGPIPASFSPESSLKLINLSYNRFSGEIPASLGHLQSLEYLSLESNHLQGTIPSALSNCSSLKHFTAAVNSLTGLVPTTLGNIPTLQVISLSQNSLTGTVPASLLCGYSRYNSSSMRIIQLGVNNFTGLATPSNAACVNPNLEILDLHENNIGHEFPTWLLTGLTSLIVLDISGNGLTGEFPAKIGSFTALQELRAANNSFVGEIPTTIGECRSLRVVDFEGNKLSGQVPGFLSRLQSLTALSLGRNGFSGRIPTDLLRLNGLEALSLNENRLTGDIPSEITKLANLSVLNLSFNRFSGEIPSNVGDLKSLSVLNLSGCGLTGRIPVSIAGLMKLRVLDLSKQRISGELPVELFGLPDLQVVALGHNGLNGLVPEGFSSLVSLRFLNLSSNLFSGRIPSNYGFLKSLEVLSLSRNRISGSVPVEIGNCSSLEVLELGSNRLEGHIPVRLSKLSHLKKLDLSHNKLTGDIPVQISKDSSLETLLLNSNSLSGPIPESLSRLRNLTGLDLSSNRFNSTIPASLSRLHSLKYLNVSRNRLEGEIPQALAARFNNTSVFSNNPRLCGKPLGLECENVRRRRRRKLILLVTLAAAGALLLLLCCCGYVFSLWRWRKKIRLGLGWDKKGTPSRTSGTSSGGTRGEDNNGGPKLVMFNNKITLAETLEATRQFDEENVLSRGRYGLVFKATFKDGMVLSVRRLMDGASITDATFRNQAEALGRVKHKNITVLRGYYCGPPDLRLLVYDYMPNGNLSTLLQEASHQDGHVLNWPMRHLIALGIARGLSFLHSLSIVHGDLKPQNVLFDADFEAHLSEFGLDRLTALTPAEEPSTSSTPVGSLGYIAPEAGLTGQTSKESDVYSFGIVLLEILTGKKAVMFTEDEDIVKWVKRQLQKGQIVELLEPGLLELDPESSEWEEFLLGIKVGLLCTGGDVVDRPSMVDVVFMLEGCRVGPAISLSADPTSPAAEAAS; encoded by the coding sequence ATGGCCGCAACGGTCATTTTCTTCCTCCACTTCACATTCTTCGCCGCCGTCTTCCTCCACACCTCCGCCGTTTCACCTGAGACGCAAGCTCTCACCTCCCTCAAACTCTCTCTCCGCGACCCTCTAGGCGCTCTCGAAACCTGGAACGAGTCCTCTCCCTCCGCCCCATGCGACTGGCACGGCGTCCTCTGCTTCTCCGGCCGCGTCCGCGAGCTTCTCCTCCCCCGCCTCCGCCTCGCCGGCCGCCTCAGCCCTCGACTCGGCGAGTTGACTCAGCTCCGCAAGCTCAACCTCCACACCAACGACATAAACGGCCCCGTTCCGTCTTCTCTCTCTCGCTGCGTCTTCCTCAAGGCGGTTTACCTTCACTACAACTCGTTCTCCGGCGAGTTTCCGCCGGAGATATTGTCTCTCAGGAACCTACAAGTCCTCAACGCTGCTCACAACTCCCTCACCGGGAGCATAGCCAACGTCACTCTCTCCAAGAGCCTCCGTCACGTCGACTTGTCTTCAAACGCCTTATCCGGTCCCATTCCGGCGAGTTTCTCGCCGGAATCTTCCCTCAAGCTCATCAACCTCTCCTACAACCGGTTCTCCGGTGAGATCCCGGCTTCTCTCGGCCACCTACAGAGCCTAGAGTACCTATCGCTAGAGTCTAACCACTTACAAGGAACGATACCGTCAGCGTTATCTAACTGTTCCTCGCTGAAACACTTCACCGCCGCCGTTAACTCCCTCACCGGCCTAGTGCCAACGACTCTCGGGAATATTCCGACTCTCCAAGTGATCTCACTCTCCCAAAACTCCCTCACCGGTACGGTTCCAGCGAGTCTCCTATGCGGTTATTCTCGTTACAACTCCTCTTCCATGCGAATCATTCAGTTAGGCGTTAATAACTTCACGGGGTTAGCTACGCCGTCAAATGCAGCCTGCGTGAATCCTAATCTCGAGATTCTCGACCTTCACGAGAACAACATTGGTCACGAGTTTCCCACGTGGTTGTTGACCGGTTTGACCTCATTAATTGTTTTGGATATATCCGGAAACGGTTTAACCGGCGAGTTTCCGGCGAAAATCGGGAGCTTCACGGCGCTTCAGGAGCTCAGAGCAGCGAACAACTCCTTCGTCGGAGAGATTCCGACGACAATCGGAGAATGCAGGTCGTTGCGGGTCGTTGACTTCGAAGGAAACAAGCTCTCGGGTCAAGTCCCGGGTTTTTTGAGCCGGTTACAGTCTCTAACGGCGTTATCTTTAGGAAGAAACGGGTTCTCGGGTCGGATCCCAACGGATCTTCTGAGGTTAAACGGACTCGAAGCGTTGAGTCTAAACGAGAATCGTCTCACGGGAGATATACCGTCGGAGATAACGAAGCTAGCGAATCTCAGCGTTCTCAATCTCAGCTTCAACAGATTTTCCGGCGAGATTCCGAGCAATGTAGGCGATTTAAAGAGCTTGAGTGTTTTAAACCTTAGTGGATGCGGGTTAACGGGTCGGATTCCGGTTAGTATCGCGGGTTTAATGAAGCTTCGGGTTTTGGATTTAAGTAAGCAGAGAATCTCCGGGGAGTTACCAGTTGAGCTCTTTGGCTTGCCTGATCTTCAAGTGGTTGCTTTGGGACACAACGGTTTAAACGGTCTCGTACCGGAAGGTTTCAGCAGTTTGGTTAGTCTCCGGTTCTTGAATCTTAGCTCCAATTTATTCTCCGGACGTATCCCTTCGAACTATGGGTTTCTCAAGTCGTTGGAAGTTCTTTCACTGTCTCGTAACCGGATCTCCGGTTCTGTCCCGGTGGAGATTGGGAATTGCTCAAGTCTTGAGGTTCTTGAGCTCGGTTCTAACCGGTTAGAAGGTCACATTCCGGTTCGTCTTTCGAAGCTATCTCATTTGAAGAAGCTTGACTTGAGTCACAACAAGTTAACCGGGGATATTCCGGTTCAGATATCTAAGGACTCGTCTCTGGAGACTCTCCTGCTTAATTCGAACTCTCTATCGGGACCTATACCGGAATCTTTATCAAGGTTGAGGAACTTAACCGGGTTGGATCTTTCATCAAACCGGTTTAATTCCACTATACCAGCAAGTCTCTCCCGGCTTCATTCTCTTAAGTACTTGAACGTGTCAAGAAACAGACTAGAAGGGGAGATCCCACAAGCTCTAGCTGCACGTTTCAACAACACATCGGTCTTCTCCAATAACCCGAGGCTCTGCGGTAAACCGCTCGGTTTAGAATGTGAAAACGttaggagaaggagaagaagaaagctgaTTCTACTCGTAACACTAGCAGCAGCTGGAGCTTTGTTGTTGTTACTATGCTGCTGCGGCTATGTCTTTAGTCTATGGAGATGGCGCAAGAAAATAAGATTAGGTTTGGGCTGGGACAAGAAAGGAACACCATCACGCACCTCCGGTACGAGCTCCGGCGGCACGAGGGGAGAGGACAACAACGGCGGCCCTAAGCTCGTGATGTTCAACAACAAGATCACGCTAGCTGAAACGTTAGAAGCCACGAGACAATTCGACGAAGAGAACGTACTGAGCCGAGGAAGATACGGTCTTGTTTTCAAGGCGACGTTTAAAGACGGTATGGTTCTATCGGTACGTAGGCTCATGGACGGTGCGTCGATAACCGACGCAACGTTCCGTAACCAAGCCGAGGCGTTGGGtagagtgaagcacaagaacatAACTGTCTTGAGAGGATACTACTGCGGACCGCCTGATCTTAGACTTCTCGTTTACGACTACATGCCCAACGGAAACCTCTCGACGCTTTTGCAAGAAGCGTCTCACCAAGACGGCCACGTCCTGAACTGGCCGATGCGTCATCTCATCGCGTTGGGGATCGCTAGAGGACTATCTTTCTTGCATTCGTTGTCCATCGTCCACGGGGACTTGAAACCGCAGAACGTACTTTTCGACGCGGATTTCGAAGCGCATTTATCCGAGTTCGGGTTAGATAGGCTGACGGCGTTGACTCCAGCTGAAGAACCGTCCACTTCGTCGACCCCGGTCGGGTCATTAGGCTACATTGCACCCGAAGCGGGGTTAACGGGCCAAACGAGTAAAGAGAGTGATGTCTATAGCTTCGGGATAGTGCTGTTAGAGATCTTGACGGGTAAAAAGGCAGTGATGTTTACTGAGGATGAAGATATAGTGAAATGGGTGAAGAGGCAGTTGCAAAAAGGACAGATCGTTGAGTTGCTTGAACCGGGTTTGTTGGAGCTTGACCCGGAGAGTTCGGAGTGGGAAGAGTTCTTGCTAGGGATTAAAGTTGGGTTGTTGTGTACTGGTGGAGACGTTGTTGATCGACCTTCTATGGTTGATGTTGTGTTCATGCTCGAAGG